GACGATGAACCACACCTCGTTGCCGTCCCACACCGGGCCGATCGTGTTGATCACGACGCGGCGGCGGACGTCGTCGCGGCCGAGCACCGGCAGCAGCATGCCGACGCCGAAGTCGAAGCCCTCCAGGAAGAAGTAGCCGATCCACAGGAACGCGATGATCAGGAACCAGGCGGTCGTCAGGTCCATGACGGCGAGCCCTTTCAGTAGGCGAACGCGAGCGCGCGCTCTTCGTCGTGGTCGTCGTCGCCGTCGTCCTCGGACGGCGGCGCGACCTCGTCCTCGGTGGGCGGTCCGGCCTTCGCGTACTTGGCGAGCAGCTTGAACTCGATGACGAACAGGACGGCGTAGAGGGTGGTCAGCGCGCCGAGGGAGATGAGCATCGATCCGGCGGACACGCCGGGCGACACGCTCTGCGACGTCTGCATCAGCCCGTACACCGACCACGGCTGGCGTCCCATCTCGGTGAACACCCACCCGGCGGAACTGGCGATGAACGGCAGCGTCAGCGACAGCATCCCGATCCGCCACGCCCACGGGTTGCCGGGCAGGCGGCCGCGGCGGGTCAGCCACAGGCCGAGCAGGGAGAGCCCGGCGGTGGCCATCCCGATGTAGACCATCATCCGGAACGTCCAGTACACGACCGGGACGTTCGGCGTGTAGTCGCCCGCGCCGTGTTCGGCCTCGGCGGCGGCCTGGAGGTCGTCCATGCCCTTGACCTCGCCGTCGAAGCTGCCGGTGGCGAGGAACGACAGGACGCCGGGCACCTCGAACCCGACGATCTCCTCGGTCCCGTCGGGCGTCCGGACGCTGAAGGGCGAGAACGGGGCGCCGGTCTGGGTCTCGTAGAGCCCTTCGGCGGCGGCCATCTTCATCGGCTGGTGCTCGGTGACGACCTTGCCCAGCATGTCGCCGCTGATCGCGACGGCGATCGACGCGACGGCGGT
The nucleotide sequence above comes from Actinomadura algeriensis. Encoded proteins:
- a CDS encoding cytochrome ubiquinol oxidase subunit I, translating into MDTVDIARWQFGITTVYHFLFVPLSIGLVALVAGMQTAWVRTGKTEYLRATKFWGKLFLINFAMGIVTGIVQEFQFGMNWSAYSRFVGDVFGAPLAIEGLLAFFFESTFLGLWIFGWDRLPKKIHLACIWMVSFGTILSAFFILAANSWMQNPVGYRIDEASGRAELTDFWAVLTNPMHLTAFPHTIAASFVTAGMFVAGVSAWHLMRRKNVEVFRPSLRMALVVTAVASIAVAISGDMLGKVVTEHQPMKMAAAEGLYETQTGAPFSPFSVRTPDGTEEIVGFEVPGVLSFLATGSFDGEVKGMDDLQAAAEAEHGAGDYTPNVPVVYWTFRMMVYIGMATAGLSLLGLWLTRRGRLPGNPWAWRIGMLSLTLPFIASSAGWVFTEMGRQPWSVYGLMQTSQSVSPGVSAGSMLISLGALTTLYAVLFVIEFKLLAKYAKAGPPTEDEVAPPSEDDGDDDHDEERALAFAY